In Enoplosus armatus isolate fEnoArm2 chromosome 16, fEnoArm2.hap1, whole genome shotgun sequence, the genomic window TCAATCTTCTTGCAGAGAAGTCTGAGCAGATTGTGGAGCCTCCGAAGCCCTCCCAGAAGAAAAAGGTCAGAAGGGAAACATGAAGTCACATCACAGGTCCATACACAGCATATGCAAATGATtgttaaatgtgtcacatgCAATAATTACCAGGTACAGAGTTTCTTTCTGAGATACATCAACGGTTTATcagctacaaaaataaaacaagcagtgGATATCACCTGCTTGGCTAAATATGGTGATAAAATGTGGTCCTGTGGACTGAAATCTTAATCAATTTGCACTATTTGCTACACTGCAACCAGAATGAGTTTCAGGGGAGGTGGACTTGCAGTGGAGGTACatgtttatgttattattttttatggcatcagaagtgtttttttcccccctccaagAGTGTGTGATTATGATTGTTGacctaaaaatacaaaacagattgtagttttattttttgttatatgaaaatgtaagcATACAGTTTTGCTCCCCAGAGTACTGCACTTTGTCTTATTTGCAGCAAACTGTATGTGAGGGCTGGTCTCACATCAGGATAGGTTCAGTCTATCTCAGTGCAACATGCACATTCCCATAAGTACATTGAAAGAGTTCAGGGTTGCTGTAATCATGGCCCCTCTTATACAGGCCATGAAGTGATGCCCTCAAAAAGCAGCTACAATCCACAATGTAAGAACTGGGGGACAAAAGCCAAATAATGgcctttttagtacaaaattccctctttgcGCTTCTTCAGACAGTGTTTCTAGCCAAGGTGTTGGAGATACATCCTGGCAGTCACATATAGGTTTGTTGCCGTGACAAAACCCTGACAATAAATCTATACGTGCCTGCAATACAAAGGTACTCACTTGATTTGGCAATTCTTAGCATATTAGTTTTGGCAGAAAACTGCACTTTTTTCTACACTTTATTACAGCAACCTGTAACTCCTTCAACACACAAATTACATGTGAGTGTTGCGTTAAGATAGATTTGCCTATCCTTTTAAAGTAAGGTTTCCTAAAATCTATCCTTTGAGAGCAAACACTCACCCCCTGAAGGCTGTGTAGTTTATAAATTATTAAGAATGGCAGCTGTGGTCAGGTTCAACTACATGTCAGTTACAGCGGTGGGAagtttcacagcagaaaaaaaatatcttgGTAAACCACCTCTTTACTGTCAGTCCTTGTGATAGTATGTtccaaaaatagtttttccaAAATATGGTTAAATATTGCCTGAGCTCAGAGCTGTGGGGAGAGGCATAGCAAGACGCTGTAGTGTTTGTCAGATTTTGTTGAAAGTATGATGTGCACACTGACAGCTGAAAGGTCTCTGCTTCATCCCTTATGGATTGGATCAGATACTCTTTTCAAAGATGATGCTAAATTTGAAATGTTGTAAACTGATACTGGATTCACACAGATGGTAACTGCTATGTAGAGAGCCCAGTGACTGATATGAACCACCAGGAGGCACTGTAATGTGAAGTACAAGAGCAGTGGGATTACCCCTTAAAGCTGTAGCACTATTAAGCGTGGTCCCTCTACTTTTATCATTCTGAGTGTGTCTATCTTTATCTGACTAGACTGTGCGTTGATTTCTCTAGAGACTTAATTGTCCCTTCTGCACtcttatttgattttttaagcatttttcttccagtttttgtgctagAAAAAGCCATGCCATATGTACAGATTGTAAGGGCTTTTTCCACTTCTGTGATTGCACTGTGCAAAAGGCTGTATTGAGTTCCTTTTGATGTCGATGAATTGTTTTTACTACCTTCTTGCggaatgtgaaatgtttaacttttttgGTTTGTACCTGACATCTGGGATTTATGAtgggggggattttttttttttgtcaaattgaGAATGAAGACATACATAGAGATAGGATATGGAGCAGCTTTAAGCCCACATCAAAGTTGGTTttaaacaagacacacacacacacacacacacacacacacaaaattacacATATATAAGAGGAATTTAATTCCATTGCCTTAACCTGTAGTTGTATAGAAAGTGCATTGGCATCCTTTTTTATAGTTTCCATCCAGTTGCAAGTTTTGATGTCAGAAATTAATTTCATCTTGCATGATTTTGATAATAGTACTTGtgtacatgaaatgaaatgaacgaTCTCTTGCTTTAACTGTTAGTACTTGGTCCTGGCTTTTGAATAGCTTTTCTAACGAGACAAGTTGCAGCTTTTCTGTGAGAATCCAATTTAGCGGACATTAACAAAAGTCTGTTGTTTGTAGGCAAAGAGCCTTGGAGCATCAAGGTGTTGATCAGCTGATGTTGGTACATAGTTGTTGgtagaacaaaatgaaaatgatatgtCGCTGTGGCTTCAGGCGCcctttttttgttaaatttttACTGATGATTACAATGGATTCAatcaatgtatttatatacttGTCTCTAGCAAATGGTTATGtgaatgattttgtttgttgaggAGATACAAATGATATTTCTATGTTTGTGtaggtaaaaatgaaaaataaatgagaatTGCTTGATATCACATTGTCATAGAAATGCATTTTTTGTCTCTAACTATGGCACATACATAactttgatttttcttctttttttttcttgaggcTTAAAGCATAAAAGACATGCTCTCCTCTAACTAACTATCTAACTAgataaataaatttaaaaagcTGCACAATTACTAGTTTTATTCTATATCTGACCAATAAAATAACTAACTTGGTAACTAACCAACTATTCTTTGGTGTGCAAAAGAACAATTTGTGCTTGTTGAAGATACTGTGATAGCATCTCGTATTACCAGTGTTTTGTTGAATTAGGATGATGATTGCCAGGAACTTCTGGGAATCCAAATCTGCGCCTTCTCTAAAGTctgttgaaaaatgtacagCGTTCTCTACACATTATAACAACCAGAGCTCCTCAGGCAAGTTATATTTAATTAAGTCAGTTGTTATCCTGAAGAAGTACTGATGATACTGATAGTTGATTTGAATATGTTTTCATGCCAAAATAACCTGAAAGTATGAATTAGAGGCAGATGTTGTCATCAGGATTCCACACAAGCAATACTCAGTAAATGATGCTTTCTCCCTGTCCACTGGCATCttgctttcatgttttctgtcagaCTAATCTCAAATCTGTGATTAATACAATGAGGATTCGCTATATGCCAAGGTGGAAATCTGTGTCAGCAGCCAGGCCTGGGATAGGCCCTGGTTCCCATGACCCTCCTGAGGCCAAACCGCTGCCCCAGTCAATGTGGTGAGGCAGTCGCATGGCACGCTTACAGAGCCTGACCTCCTTCGCCTCATCAGTCTCTCCATCCTTTATCTCTCGGTTCATTTAGGATTTACCAGCTTTTTATCTCTCACAAACTCTGGCTCGCTCTCCATTCACCTTCACTTCAGAGAGATATCACGTTTTTTTCATTCTTCCCAGAGGATTGCTGTACTTATTTTTCTAGTTTGTGGGACTGTGTGGAAGGCAGATATATTAATAGTGAAGGTCACTCTCTAATGGATGGTACTGCAGTTGCTCAAAGCCCTGCTATGAAAATCACTCGCtaatgctgttttaaaaaaagatccaTCCAAAGTCCCTGTGTCTGAAACCCAGAGGCTTACACATAGTGCTAACCTGAAACAAGTCAGTCAGACTGTGGCAACATCGTACAACCAAGCTAACAAATGAATTCACCCAAACGCCGGTTTTGTGATTGTATTGTTCTGCAGCAGGTCTGAGAAAAAGAGATTATAAGGCTTTGTGTTTCCGGTCATTATATCAGAGCTCCCTCTGCACGTACATGAATACTtctgtttaatatttcaaacacaCTCTGTGAAATCTTTAAGGTCAGAATAAAATGGGCCATCAGTTTGAGAATTCCTCTTCAAATTGCGTTCCAGTGTTTAAAGAGGTGGCAGTCTGGTCAGTATTAAGTCATGGCAGGAGAGGAAAATCCCGTAATGTGACGATGATGCGGTCCACCCACCAGGGCTTAGTGCTGTGGTCACTGGCCCATCTGTCGGGCTTCATCCAGAATGTTCGGCCAGACGGAGAGACAAACGGATATGAGATGAAGACTTGCTTGTTCCAACACTGCAATAACACATCAATCTCCAgtctttttatttagtttgaggCTGGTGTTATGGGCTCCTGGAGCAAAAATATTGCAGGGCCCCTCTTCAAGACTCTGTCTCAAGATCAAGTAAAAGCAGCACCCACTTGAAGACCCCGATCATGTTAGTTGATAACAGTAGTGCATATTCCCccagacaaaacaaagttacactTGATCAAATTACTACAAATCAGTTGCTACACTGTGAAGCTGGTGCTTTTGGGGGGCCCTGGAGCTCAGGGGGGGGGTGCATGTTAAGTGCTGTGTTTAAGGTCCACAGTGACGTGGCTTTTAcgtttcaattttatttacatagcgccaaatcataacagaagttatctcagggccCTTTTCATATAGAGCTGGTCTAGACTGTACGCTTCAtgatattatttacagagacaacaattcccaccatgagcaagcacttggcaacagcggcaaggaaaaacttccttttaacaggcagaaacctcgagaAGAACCAGGCTCTGGGTGGGTGGTCGGTCATCTGCCTCGACCAGTTGGGttgagagacaaagacagagtgggagagagagagagacagagatctgctttagttttagtttttagtgtTTTGCTCGTTACTctttaaaaattgaaaaaatgtcttcttctaACCCTGGACACAAGCTTGTAGCACTTGAACCAAAAAGTGATTTTACCCTCTCAGATTGTTTgatttaaaggatttttttaGAGACCCGAGAGGTGAAAATATCCAGCATATCAGCATTTTCTTCCATATCATTGTattgtttaatttttaaatatttttatttccaaCGTGAATTTACTCACAtcaaaacatgacacaaatcACAACACACCATAGCTTCCAGTGCACAAataagcacacaaacaccacgATACTACCAAATGCATTGAGGGTGGGAGAGCATGTTCAGGGAAAGTATGCTTAATGgtttaataacatttttttttttttcaaatccaTCCTTTTATCTATTTCATTGTATTGTGAGTTTTATCTTGGGTTACCCTGGTCCTGTACCCCCAAATGCAgtggacaaacagaaaaacaaaactcttctacaaataatgtaaatatacattttgatgtAGGCTATCCACGTGAGCAGTCTACTGTATCAAAATCAGTGAAGTAAATGTAATCATTCAATGTCTCCCAATAAAAAACTATATAAGTGAAAGGGCCGGAAAGACAGCGTCATGTGAGACTTGAACTGGAATATTCCGTGTGGTTATGAAGCATTTTGCATCCATCCCTCGGATCTTGGTCAAAATCCTCCCCTGGTCACGTGACTCCGGGATGAGCCAGATTAACGGCTCTCTGTTTGCCAGGAGTCCACTTGCGGAAACAGACGAACATCGGTTCAAACGTACACTGGCGGTCCCAGCATCAAGGACGACTCTGTTTTTTTCAGGACATTGTATCCTCGAATAATACATTTTTTCGGCTGCATTCATGAAATAGCTTGAAATTCACAGCAGGATAAATAATGATTTCGCCGTGGGACCGGTGGTACTCGACGAGCTGCTGCCTTTGCTGCCATGTACGGACGGGCACCATTATTCTGGGAATATGGTATATGGTAAGTCAGATTTTTCATTCGATGTCAGGccttaatgtcaacaaatatgGCTAAATATGTGGAATACTAGCTGATAAATGTCAAGTGCAaattagttgttgtttttttttttacagcaataGCTAAATTAGCTAGCtattgctgtttttcatttgtttttcgACACTCATTTTTGATTTGCCATTCATCTTGAGGATGTCCTCGGTTTATAGaataatttaacacatttaaaatagaGTGTTAGCTAATTAATCGCCACCATTTCCATTTAAGACTCATTCCTTGGCTATATAGacatattttaatcaaataCAGGcatataataatgatatatattGGCACAGTTTGTAGCCGTGTATGGGTATTCCTTCTAAGCTAACGTTACACTTTGTTGTGCTGGAATGATGAACCTTACCAGATGATTTGTTTCGTCCTACATTTGTACCGGTTAAAAATAGAGTTTGCTTCTGTTTTTACTCACGGGATAACCTAAAGTTTTAAACATAGTTCAGTAAGCCTGGTAAATCCCTGACCTTTGTTTAGCGTTACAGACAGGCTGTTTGACCCCACTACTAATCAAGTACATGTCGTCAAATCGAGCCAAGGCCagaaaaagcaaatgtttatgttcattAACTACAGATGATGAAAACAGTGACATACAGGACTCAtaaggtcttttttttcctaatcATGCTGTTTGGACAGATGCTGTACTGtccagtgctgaaacaattttTGATAATCAAGTATTCATTTTAGTTTCttccagcatctcaaatgtgaggatttgttgcttttctccattttatattattgtgaATTAAATATCTTTTATCTCTCATTACTTTTATCTCTCTCCAAGAAAAAGCCCTGCTCCATCTGATCAATGAATTCTGAAGGTTAACCCAAGAGCGTAACAATTGATAACTCCACtatgaaatgtaatattaatattgatcTTCATTTCCCCCACAGCTCATCAATGCGGTGGTCCTACTCATCTTGTTGTCGGCTCTCAATGACCCAGTTCAATACCGCTACCACCTTACCAGCTCTGAGCTGGGAACCGACATTGATGTCATGGACGATGCAAGTGAGTGTAGCTAATCCCCTCATTGTTACATATCTGACTTGGGATATATTTGATTGGATGTCCTCCATGACGCATGCTTATTATTCTACATACAAAGTGCAAGTTCAAGATATATCGATATGATTTGAGCGTAAGATCTCATGTAGAAGGTGGATAcataaaacagctttttaattATTGTTATCGGCTTATAATCAATATTCCATTTACAAGAAATTTAATTTCTTCCCCTGTCAGTGTTGTTAATAATGCACTATTTCATGTAATTAAACATGTACTTATTCTTGTTGTCAACCATACAGAACATTCAGTTGTATTCTAACAGagtttaacagaaaaaaataaaaaatagaaatagtgaAGCTGtaacaaaatattacaataacTAAATACCCAGACAATATCAAGTTTCATGGCCCAGTAACGATATTATTAGTATGTATCTCCCAGCTCTGTCAGAGAGAGCCCGTTAAAACTAACATGTCCTTATAGCCCcatgtgtttctgcagctctaAAATCGCCTCTCCTTTCTGCCCACCACTTCTTTTGCCAGGATGCTGCTCTCAGCACAGACATAGCTGAGTAGGCTCGGCTCCATAGTGAACAAATCAGAGCGCATGTGTATTTTCAGTGCTTCCCCTCCAGCAGCGATCATCATCACAGTCGCCTCTGGAACACCAAGGACCCTGTCACTGGCTACTCTGATTAAAAACGACTGCTCTAATTCTCCATCGGATTAGAACGGTCATCTTGACTGACCCCCCTACCCCCGGATAGCGTTGTTGCTTGGGCAGCATCAGTTAAAGATTGTGAAACAATGGAAAGGGATGGAGACGAGCTGGTGTCATGGTTTTGTAATAGGCAGGTGTCAATAGTACCAACGTCACTGTGATCATATGCAGAAATGAAAATCCAGATGTGTGGATGACATGTGGGGTGAGGGTTGGCAATGCATGTATTGTTTAAATATAGTATGTGTGAACATCTGTGTCTAGTGTGTGTGGCAGGGGATTAAGATGGAAGGGTATCATCATTTCCTGGGTCTTAACTCAGTGTCAGTACTGTAATAATCACTGGTGCTGAATGTAAGGACACACCAACAGTTGTGATGATGTACAGAACTTGCATTCAGTTTTTCAtgagtttgtattttgtaaatttgtggaaattgtgttttcatactaataataataataataataccaggGATGCACTGATTCCACTGTTTCACAGCCGGTACTGTTTCTGAATACCAAGTTCAACTGCCAATACTGCTCAGTGATCTGGGATCCCTTTTACAAAACAGGACATATGCAAATATCCTGTCTTAACTTGATGTCAGTGGATGCCCGTACTACGCTGTGTTGACACTGACAAGCGTCTCATCAGGCAGTTTTCACAGCTGTAATGTGAATGTGAGAGGGgtgttacattttgtcaaatttagCACCTCTTGCATAACAGTTACCCACATGCTGATCATGTTTTGTCCAAGGCAGATTGGGTGCTAAAAATAGAGAAGTTACTTAAGgtgctttgttttaaaaatcCATGTCCTCATAAAGACGTTTGGATTACGTCAGTGGATTCAAGGGATCCAGTGAAATTAcgtgtttgctgctgttcttcGCTGGTAATCTAGATTATCTGTTCTCACATTGTttggtctgtttgtgtttttctttctgcagatATCTGCATAGCCACTGCAATATCCCTGCTCATGATTCTTATATGTGGCATGGCAACATATGGTGCTTAcaaggtaaataaataaacaatacaaatgaGATTCAAACAGACATCTGAACTTGAGAAACAACCTGCCCTTGTTCTTTACAAGTTTCATCATCTGTTTTCAATCTCTCCCACGTAGCAACACGCTGCTTGGATCATTCCATTCTTCTGCTACCAAATCTTCGACTTTGCCCTTAACACGCTGGTAGCCATTAGTGTGGTGGTTTATCCCAACACGGTGCAGGACTACCTCCAGCAGCTGGTGAGAACCATTTCCCTCCAAACCAACACCCATCTTTTTTCACtgcaggcttttttttgttcttgtaaTATTGTCAAAAGCTACAATATGAAACACTTGATTTTAGTTTGTGACAACTGTTTAACAAGGGTTCAAGGGTTAGTGCTTCATCTGCTAAATAATACTCCTAAAGAAGTTTccatgattcattcattcagtgattTATAAAAGGACACTTTCTTACTTTCCGTCTTACATTTTTCTCCATTGATTTTTGTTTaactctctctacctctctccctttcttacAGCCGGGGACATTTCCTTACAAAGAGGACATCATGTCCACCAACAACATGTGCCTAGTTTTTGCAGTCCTCCTCTTCATTGGCTGCATCCTCTCCTTCAAGGTAAACCCACAGAGTCTCTATATCACTGCAGATTCTCCCAATCTACCTagctttgtcctttttttggCTGTGGTGATTGAATCTCCAGCATCCATCTGAATGATGTTTACAACTGTGCAGATACACAGAAATGGTCTAAAATCTAATGATATATGCAACACATTGCGACAGATTGCACGCACCCACTGAACATTTCTTCCCTGTAGAACTGCCTTTTTATAGATATTGCAATGTGATTAAGTCAATTAAGTCTCAAACTGTGCACATCGCATGCAATATGAACCATATGGCCTGTATAATGAATCTGCCAGTGTGAACATTCCCATTATCAATGTTCTTCATGAGATTATCACACAGTCAGAGAGCAGCGGGTCAGGGACAACAGGAAACCAACTCCTGTCAAGCTAATTTCCCCTTAATGCATGGATGATTCTCCAGGCGCAGCTATGCTCTGGGGCTCTGGGACGAGATGGGACATGAAGTTGCAGTCATCTGTACAATCAAATCAAGTTGTTTCTCCTCTAAGCTCAGATTGGAAATGTTCATGGCAGATATCCAAAGCCAGAGCTGAGGTTTTATGATAAGAAGCAGCCACTGGAAGATACACTGCTGAACTAACAGAGAGAAGAGTTATAAATGTCACATCTCAGG contains:
- the laptm4b gene encoding lysosomal-associated transmembrane protein 4B, whose translation is MISPWDRWYSTSCCLCCHVRTGTIILGIWYMLINAVVLLILLSALNDPVQYRYHLTSSELGTDIDVMDDANICIATAISLLMILICGMATYGAYKQHAAWIIPFFCYQIFDFALNTLVAISVVVYPNTVQDYLQQLPGTFPYKEDIMSTNNMCLVFAVLLFIGCILSFKAYLIGCVWNCYRYVSGRGTTEVLVYVTTNDTSVLLPPYEEAIAIPPKEPPPQYMEA